One region of Mycolicibacterium insubricum genomic DNA includes:
- the nuoN gene encoding NADH-quinone oxidoreductase subunit NuoN, which yields MSAALSDPTVLPTPDVAYRLLSPMLIVFGAAVAGVLIEAFAPRRHRFAAQLTLALTASAASLAMLVVSARGVGAQSLVGGAVALDRPALFCQGTIVVIGVLGLLLIAERAQPGDGGGHGLDAFTPQGSAVPGSVAEKQAAAAGVAQTEVFPLTLFSIGGMMLFAAANDLLTLFIGLEVMSLPLYILAGLARRRRLASQEAALKYFLLGAFSSALLLFGVALIYGFAGTLSVPGIGAAIAGHRDDGSLSLVLIGSGLLLVGLLFKVGAVPFGSWVPDVYQGAPTAVTAFMAAAVKIAGFGALLRICYVALPGLADSWRPALWAVAILTMVVATVAAVTQNDVKRLLAYSAVSHTGFILTGVIALNDAGVAATLFYLFAYGFSTLGAFAVLTLVRDGDGDEATSLDRWAGLGRRYPVLGVVFSLFLLAFAGIPLTSGFVAKFAVFKAAASGGAMPLVVVGVLASAVAAYFYVRVIMLMFFTDTPENPPVLVRPSWTTAATVALTAGITFALGALPQPLLDLANSAIQFVR from the coding sequence ATGAGTGCAGCGCTTTCCGACCCGACCGTGCTGCCCACCCCGGACGTGGCCTACCGGCTGCTGTCGCCGATGCTGATCGTCTTCGGCGCCGCCGTCGCCGGCGTGCTCATCGAGGCGTTCGCGCCCCGGCGGCACCGGTTCGCCGCCCAGCTCACCCTGGCTCTGACGGCCTCGGCAGCGTCACTGGCCATGCTGGTGGTTTCTGCGCGCGGGGTCGGCGCGCAGTCACTGGTCGGCGGCGCGGTGGCCCTGGATCGCCCGGCGCTGTTCTGCCAGGGCACCATCGTGGTGATCGGCGTGCTGGGCCTGCTGCTGATCGCCGAGCGCGCACAACCGGGCGACGGCGGCGGCCACGGACTGGACGCGTTCACCCCGCAGGGCTCCGCGGTACCCGGTAGCGTGGCCGAAAAGCAGGCCGCCGCAGCCGGTGTCGCGCAGACCGAGGTGTTCCCGCTGACGCTGTTCTCCATCGGCGGGATGATGCTGTTCGCGGCGGCCAATGACCTGCTGACGCTGTTCATCGGCCTGGAGGTGATGTCGCTGCCGCTGTACATCCTGGCCGGGCTGGCCCGCCGTCGCCGGCTGGCCTCCCAGGAAGCCGCGCTGAAATACTTTCTGCTGGGCGCGTTCTCGTCGGCGCTGCTGTTGTTCGGGGTGGCGCTGATCTACGGTTTCGCCGGCACCCTGTCGGTGCCCGGGATCGGTGCGGCGATCGCCGGTCACCGCGACGACGGCTCGCTGTCGCTGGTGTTGATCGGGTCCGGGTTGCTGCTGGTCGGGCTGCTGTTCAAGGTCGGCGCGGTGCCGTTCGGATCGTGGGTGCCCGACGTGTACCAGGGCGCCCCGACGGCGGTCACCGCGTTCATGGCGGCGGCGGTGAAGATCGCCGGTTTCGGTGCACTGCTTCGGATCTGCTACGTGGCACTGCCCGGGCTGGCCGACTCCTGGCGCCCTGCCCTGTGGGCAGTGGCGATCCTGACCATGGTCGTCGCCACCGTCGCCGCGGTCACCCAGAACGACGTCAAGCGGCTCTTGGCGTACTCGGCGGTGTCACACACCGGGTTCATCCTCACCGGGGTGATCGCGCTGAACGACGCCGGGGTCGCCGCCACCCTGTTCTACCTGTTCGCCTACGGTTTCTCCACCCTCGGCGCGTTCGCGGTGCTGACGCTGGTGCGCGACGGCGACGGCGACGAGGCCACCTCGCTGGACCGCTGGGCCGGGCTGGGGCGGCGCTACCCGGTGCTGGGTGTGGTGTTCTCGCTGTTTCTGCTGGCGTTCGCCGGGATTCCGCTGACCAGTGGGTTCGTCGCGAAGTTCGCGGTGTTCAAGGCCGCGGCGTCCGGCGGCGCGATGCCGCTGGTGGTGGTCGGCGTGCTCGCCTCGGCGGTGGCCGCCTACTTCTACGTCCGGGTGATCATGCTGATGTTCTTCACCGACACACCGGAGAACCCGCCGGTGCTGGTGCGGCCGAGCTGGACGACGGCGGCCACCGTCGCGCTGACCGCCGGCATCACCTTCGCGCTGGGGGCGCTGCCGCAGCCGCTGCTGGACCTGGCGAACTCGGCCATCCAG
- a CDS encoding NADH-quinone oxidoreductase subunit M: MTTTPWLTLLWAVPMIGAAVVIGLPRSAAHLVRPIALTISLAVLWISVVLAVGFDPAGAQYQFVEDHPWIPSFGTGYLLGVDGIALALVLLTTVLVPLLLLAGWRDTPDETELSGRAPHAYVALFLAVESMVLIALVSLDILLFYVFFEAMLIPLYFLIGGFGAGAKPARSAAAVRFLLYNLLGGLVMLAAVIGLYVVTATDSSFAAGTFDLRAIVGVVGSAGLAANPVVLHLLFLGFFCAFAVKAPLWPLHRWLPDAAVESTPATAVLMMAVVDKVGTFGMLRYCLQLFPDSSILFRPLVITLAVIGIIYGALAAIGQRDIMRLISYTSISHFGFIILGIFVMTSVGQSGSALYMVNHGLSTAALFLIAGFLVSQLGTRAIADYGGVAKVAPVLAGTFLVAGLATLSLPGLAPFVSEFLVLVGTFTRYPVAAAFAATALVLSAVYVLWLYQRVMTGPVRDGSNRLRDLRGRELLVVTPLIALLIGLGCYPKPVLDVIDPAVGHTLSIMGVSDPSPSAVSPRTAQGPVRHP, from the coding sequence GTGACGACGACCCCGTGGTTGACGCTGCTGTGGGCGGTGCCGATGATCGGCGCGGCAGTGGTGATCGGGTTGCCGCGCTCGGCCGCCCACCTGGTGCGCCCGATCGCGCTGACCATCTCGCTGGCGGTGCTGTGGATCTCGGTAGTGCTGGCCGTCGGGTTCGACCCGGCCGGCGCGCAGTACCAGTTCGTCGAGGACCATCCGTGGATCCCGTCGTTCGGCACCGGATATCTGCTCGGGGTGGACGGGATCGCGCTGGCCCTGGTGCTGCTGACGACGGTGCTGGTGCCGCTGCTGCTGCTGGCCGGCTGGCGCGACACCCCCGACGAGACCGAACTGTCCGGCCGGGCGCCGCACGCCTACGTCGCACTGTTCCTCGCCGTCGAGTCGATGGTGCTCATCGCCCTGGTATCGCTGGACATCCTGCTGTTCTACGTGTTCTTCGAGGCCATGCTGATCCCGCTGTATTTTTTGATCGGCGGATTCGGGGCGGGTGCGAAGCCGGCCCGCTCGGCGGCCGCGGTGCGCTTCCTGCTGTACAACCTGCTCGGCGGCCTGGTGATGCTGGCCGCGGTGATCGGGCTTTACGTCGTCACCGCCACCGACTCGTCGTTCGCCGCCGGGACGTTCGACCTGCGGGCGATCGTCGGCGTGGTGGGCTCGGCCGGGTTGGCGGCCAACCCCGTCGTGCTGCACTTGCTGTTCCTCGGGTTCTTCTGCGCCTTCGCGGTGAAGGCGCCGCTGTGGCCGCTGCACCGCTGGCTGCCCGACGCCGCGGTGGAATCCACCCCGGCCACCGCGGTGCTGATGATGGCCGTCGTCGACAAGGTCGGCACCTTCGGCATGCTGCGCTACTGCCTGCAGCTGTTCCCGGACTCCTCGATCCTGTTCCGCCCGCTGGTCATCACCCTCGCGGTGATCGGCATCATCTACGGCGCGCTCGCGGCGATCGGCCAGCGCGACATCATGCGGCTGATCTCCTACACCTCGATCAGCCACTTCGGGTTCATCATCCTCGGCATCTTCGTGATGACCAGCGTCGGCCAGTCCGGCTCCGCGCTGTACATGGTCAACCACGGGCTGTCCACCGCCGCGCTGTTCCTGATCGCCGGATTCCTGGTGTCGCAGTTGGGCACCCGGGCGATCGCCGACTACGGCGGGGTGGCCAAGGTCGCGCCGGTGCTGGCCGGCACCTTCCTGGTCGCCGGCCTGGCCACCCTGTCGCTGCCCGGTCTGGCCCCGTTCGTCAGCGAATTCCTGGTCCTGGTCGGCACCTTCACCCGCTACCCGGTGGCCGCCGCGTTCGCCGCGACCGCGCTGGTGCTCTCGGCCGTCTACGTGCTGTGGCTCTACCAGCGGGTGATGACCGGCCCGGTGCGCGACGGCAGCAACCGGTTGCGTGACCTGCGCGGCCGGGAACTGCTGGTGGTCACCCCGCTGATCGCGCTGCTGATCGGGCTCGGCTGCTACCCGAAGCCGGTGCTCGACGTGATCGACCCGGCGGTCGGGCACACCCTGTCGATCATGGGGGTGAGTGATCCGTCGCCGTCGGCGGTGTCGCCGCGGACGGCGCAGGGCCCGGTGAGACACCCATGA
- the nuoL gene encoding NADH-quinone oxidoreductase subunit L: MTFDQMTTLWWIPIAAPLAGAAVLLLGGRRTDRWGHLLATAAVSASFAAAVVGFVRMLGRDTAHRAVDGTLFSWVPTAGLHIDFGLRADQLSVCFVLLITGVGALIHVYSIGYMAHDPDRRRFFAYLNLFVAAMLLLVLADNYFGLYVGWEGVGLASYLLIGFWSQKPSAAAAAKKAFVVNRVGDIGLVLGIGWMFAVTGTVSFAGVFAVAPDASQSALTGIGLLLLLAACGKSAQVPLQSWLGDAMEGPTPVSALIHAATMVTAGVYLIVRSGPIFNTAPAAQTAVVTVGAVTLLFGAVIGCAKDDIKKALAASTMSQIGYMVLAAGLGPAGYAVAILHLLTHGFFKAGLFLGAGSVMHAMNDETDIRRFGGLRTVLPITFVTFGIGYLAIIGVPPFAGFFSKDAIIESAFAAGGVRGLVLGTAALVGAGITAFYMTRVMLLTFFGRPRWDEDAHPHESPPVMTTPMIVLALGSVGAGAALAGGRLVSWLEPVVGSHHEHPVLPGWAMTIIILAVVFAGAWAGWRMYAVERVDRSAPHDVSALTRAARRDLYGDAVNEAVFMRPGRGLATGVAVADNRVVDGAARLTAAAVSLASGLLRRAETGYVRSYALSMLVGTVAVAGLIWVVGR; encoded by the coding sequence ATGACCTTCGATCAGATGACCACGCTGTGGTGGATCCCCATCGCCGCACCGCTGGCCGGGGCGGCGGTGCTGCTGCTCGGCGGTCGGCGCACCGACCGCTGGGGCCACCTGCTGGCCACCGCCGCGGTGTCCGCGTCGTTCGCCGCGGCGGTCGTCGGGTTCGTGCGAATGCTGGGCCGCGACACCGCCCACCGCGCCGTCGACGGGACCCTGTTCTCCTGGGTGCCCACCGCCGGGCTGCACATCGACTTCGGTTTGCGCGCAGACCAACTCAGCGTGTGCTTCGTGCTGCTGATCACCGGCGTCGGGGCGCTGATCCACGTGTACTCGATCGGCTACATGGCCCACGACCCGGACCGGCGACGGTTCTTCGCCTACCTGAACCTGTTCGTGGCGGCGATGCTGCTGCTGGTACTGGCCGATAACTACTTCGGCCTGTACGTGGGCTGGGAGGGCGTCGGCTTGGCGTCCTACCTGCTGATCGGGTTCTGGTCGCAAAAGCCCAGCGCCGCCGCGGCGGCCAAGAAGGCGTTCGTGGTCAACCGGGTCGGTGACATCGGGCTGGTGCTGGGCATCGGCTGGATGTTCGCCGTCACCGGGACGGTGTCGTTCGCCGGGGTGTTCGCCGTCGCGCCGGACGCCTCGCAGTCCGCGCTGACCGGCATCGGGCTGCTGTTGCTCCTGGCGGCGTGCGGCAAGTCCGCGCAGGTGCCGCTGCAGTCCTGGCTCGGCGACGCCATGGAGGGCCCCACGCCGGTGTCGGCGCTGATCCACGCCGCGACCATGGTGACCGCCGGCGTGTACCTGATCGTCCGCTCCGGCCCGATCTTCAACACCGCGCCCGCCGCGCAGACCGCGGTGGTGACCGTCGGCGCGGTCACCCTGCTGTTCGGCGCCGTCATCGGCTGCGCCAAGGACGACATCAAGAAAGCCCTCGCGGCATCCACCATGAGCCAGATCGGTTACATGGTGCTAGCCGCGGGTCTGGGCCCGGCCGGCTACGCGGTGGCCATCCTGCACCTGCTGACCCACGGGTTCTTCAAGGCCGGACTGTTCCTCGGCGCCGGTTCAGTCATGCACGCCATGAACGACGAGACCGACATCCGCCGCTTCGGCGGCCTGCGCACGGTGCTGCCGATCACCTTCGTCACCTTCGGCATCGGCTATCTGGCGATCATCGGGGTGCCGCCGTTCGCCGGGTTCTTCTCCAAGGACGCCATCATCGAGTCGGCGTTCGCCGCCGGCGGGGTGCGCGGCCTGGTGCTGGGCACCGCCGCGCTGGTCGGCGCCGGGATCACCGCGTTCTACATGACCCGGGTGATGCTGCTGACCTTTTTCGGCCGCCCCCGCTGGGACGAGGACGCCCACCCGCACGAGTCGCCGCCGGTGATGACCACCCCGATGATCGTGCTGGCGCTGGGGTCCGTGGGTGCCGGTGCCGCGCTGGCCGGGGGCAGGCTGGTGAGCTGGCTGGAGCCCGTCGTCGGCAGCCACCACGAGCACCCGGTGCTGCCGGGCTGGGCGATGACCATCATCATCCTGGCCGTGGTGTTCGCCGGGGCCTGGGCGGGCTGGCGGATGTACGCCGTCGAGCGGGTGGACCGGAGTGCGCCGCACGATGTTTCGGCGCTGACCCGGGCCGCCCGGCGCGACCTGTACGGCGACGCGGTCAACGAGGCGGTGTTCATGCGTCCGGGCCGCGGACTGGCCACCGGGGTGGCCGTCGCCGATAACCGCGTCGTCGACGGCGCCGCCCGGCTCACCGCGGCCGCGGTGTCGCTGGCGTCCGGGCTGCTGCGGCGCGCCGAGACCGGCTACGTGCGGTCGTACGCGTTGTCCATGCTGGTCGGCACCGTGGCGGTGGCCGGATTGATCTGGGTGGTGGGCCGGTGA
- the nuoK gene encoding NADH-quinone oxidoreductase subunit NuoK, translating into MNPDNYLYLSALLFTIGAAGFLLRRSAIVMFMCVELMLNAANLAFVTFARVHGQLDGQVVAFFTMVVAACEVVIGLAIIMTIFRNRHSTDVDDNHLLRH; encoded by the coding sequence GTGAACCCGGACAACTACCTGTACCTGTCGGCGTTGCTGTTCACCATCGGCGCCGCCGGCTTCCTGCTGCGGCGCAGCGCGATCGTCATGTTCATGTGCGTGGAGCTGATGCTGAATGCCGCCAACCTCGCGTTCGTCACCTTCGCCCGGGTACACGGCCAGCTCGACGGGCAGGTGGTCGCCTTCTTCACCATGGTGGTCGCGGCCTGCGAGGTGGTCATCGGGCTGGCCATCATCATGACCATCTTCCGCAACCGGCACAGCACCGATGTCGACGACAACCACCTGCTGCGGCACTAG
- a CDS encoding NADH-quinone oxidoreductase subunit J, which produces MSGEQVAFWVLGFVAVIGAIGVVSARKAVYSALFLAATMIALALLYVAQGALFLGVVQVVVYTGAVMMLFLFVLMLIGVDSAESLSETLRGQRFTAVATGLGFGVLLIAGIGTAATPMPISLEKANAGGNVEGLAALIFTRYLWAFEVTSALLITAAIGAMVLAHRERLVARLTQRQLAAERFAPGGRATPLPNPGVFARANAVDVAALRPDGSPEPSSVNTLLVPRSGAPARGQEPSS; this is translated from the coding sequence ATGAGCGGTGAGCAGGTCGCGTTCTGGGTGCTGGGTTTTGTCGCCGTCATCGGGGCGATCGGGGTGGTCAGCGCCCGCAAGGCGGTGTATTCGGCGCTGTTCCTGGCCGCCACAATGATCGCCCTGGCGCTGCTGTACGTCGCCCAGGGCGCCCTGTTCCTCGGGGTGGTGCAGGTGGTGGTCTACACCGGCGCGGTGATGATGCTGTTCCTGTTCGTGCTGATGCTCATCGGCGTCGACTCGGCCGAGTCGCTGTCGGAAACGCTGCGGGGACAACGGTTCACCGCGGTCGCCACCGGCCTGGGCTTCGGCGTGCTGCTGATCGCCGGGATCGGCACCGCCGCCACGCCGATGCCGATCAGCCTGGAGAAGGCCAACGCCGGCGGCAACGTCGAGGGCCTGGCCGCGCTGATCTTCACCCGCTACCTGTGGGCGTTCGAGGTGACCAGCGCGCTGCTGATCACCGCCGCCATCGGCGCCATGGTGCTGGCGCACCGGGAACGCCTCGTCGCCCGCTTGACCCAACGCCAGTTGGCCGCCGAACGGTTCGCGCCCGGCGGCCGCGCAACCCCGCTGCCCAACCCCGGGGTGTTCGCCCGGGCCAACGCCGTCGACGTCGCCGCGCTGCGCCCCGACGGCAGCCCCGAACCGTCGTCGGTCAACACCCTGCTGGTCCCCCGCTCCGGCGCACCGGCCCGCGGACAGGAGCCGTCGTCGTGA
- the nuoI gene encoding NADH-quinone oxidoreductase subunit NuoI, translated as MTKFFEALGGFRVTGHTMFKRPMTEQYPDVKTPTAPRYHGRHQLNRYADGLEKCIGCELCAWACPADAIFVEGADNTEDARFSPGERYGRVYQINYLRCIGCGLCIEACPTRALTMTNDYELADDNRRDLIYGKDKLLAPLQPGMAAPPHAMADGCSDDDYYLGRVGPVDHPQEPVAQEPAAPEAADER; from the coding sequence ATGACCAAATTTTTCGAGGCCCTCGGCGGCTTCCGCGTCACCGGGCACACGATGTTCAAGCGGCCGATGACCGAGCAGTACCCGGACGTGAAAACCCCCACGGCGCCGCGCTATCACGGCCGCCACCAGCTGAACCGGTACGCCGACGGGTTGGAGAAGTGCATCGGCTGCGAACTGTGCGCGTGGGCCTGCCCGGCCGACGCGATCTTCGTCGAGGGCGCCGACAACACCGAGGACGCGCGGTTCTCCCCCGGTGAACGCTACGGCCGCGTCTACCAGATCAACTACCTGCGCTGCATCGGCTGCGGCCTGTGCATCGAGGCTTGCCCGACCCGGGCGTTGACCATGACCAACGACTACGAGCTGGCCGACGACAACCGCCGCGACCTGATCTACGGCAAGGACAAACTGCTCGCCCCGCTGCAGCCCGGGATGGCCGCCCCGCCGCACGCGATGGCCGACGGCTGCTCCGACGACGATTACTACCTGGGCCGGGTCGGCCCGGTCGATCACCCGCAGGAGCCCGTCGCGCAGGAGCCCGCCGCACCGGAGGCCGCCGATGAGCGGTGA
- the nuoH gene encoding NADH-quinone oxidoreductase subunit NuoH, translating to MQHPDMTLFGHDPWWLMLIKAVAVFGFLVLTVLVAILVERKVLGRMQDRFGPNRVGPWGLLQSLVDGVKLALKEGLLPAGVDRPIYLLAPVIATIPAIMAFAVIPMGPAVSMFGHRTPLQLTDLPVAVLYILAVASVGVYGIVLAGWSSGSTYPLLGGLRSSAQVISYEIAMALSFAAVFLYAGTMSTSGIVAAQQRTWYVFLLLPSFLVYLTSMVGETNRAPFDLPEAEGELVAGFHTEYSSLKFAMFMLAEYINMTTVSALATTMFLGGWHAPWPLSLIGGVNAGWLPLIWFVAKVWLFMFGYMWLRAALPRMRYDQFMALGWKLLIPVSLAWIMVVAITRTLRAEGLSPWGTVVLNTLFTLAVLGALMLRNRRRRNRVRRETTPPPDAGAFPVPPLPREVTHA from the coding sequence ATGCAGCATCCGGATATGACGCTGTTCGGCCACGACCCGTGGTGGCTGATGCTGATCAAGGCCGTCGCGGTCTTCGGCTTCCTGGTGCTGACCGTGCTGGTGGCGATCCTGGTCGAGCGCAAGGTGCTGGGCCGGATGCAGGACCGGTTCGGCCCCAACCGGGTCGGGCCGTGGGGGCTGCTGCAGTCACTGGTCGACGGGGTCAAGCTCGCCCTCAAGGAGGGCCTGCTGCCGGCCGGGGTGGACCGCCCCATCTACCTGCTGGCCCCGGTCATCGCGACCATCCCGGCGATCATGGCGTTCGCGGTGATCCCGATGGGCCCGGCGGTCAGCATGTTCGGGCACCGAACCCCGTTGCAGCTGACCGATCTTCCGGTCGCGGTGCTCTACATCCTGGCCGTCGCGTCGGTCGGGGTGTACGGCATCGTGCTGGCCGGCTGGTCGTCGGGATCGACCTACCCGCTGCTCGGCGGGCTGCGCTCGAGCGCCCAGGTGATCTCCTACGAGATCGCCATGGCGCTGTCGTTCGCCGCGGTGTTCCTCTACGCCGGAACCATGTCGACGTCGGGCATCGTCGCCGCCCAGCAGCGCACCTGGTACGTCTTCCTGCTGCTGCCGTCGTTCCTGGTGTACCTGACCTCGATGGTCGGCGAGACCAACCGGGCACCGTTCGACCTGCCCGAGGCCGAGGGTGAACTGGTCGCTGGGTTCCACACCGAGTACTCGTCGCTGAAGTTCGCGATGTTCATGCTCGCCGAGTACATCAACATGACGACGGTGTCGGCGCTGGCCACCACCATGTTCCTCGGCGGCTGGCACGCGCCGTGGCCGCTGAGTCTGATCGGCGGCGTCAACGCCGGTTGGTTGCCGCTGATCTGGTTCGTCGCCAAGGTGTGGCTGTTCATGTTCGGCTACATGTGGCTGCGCGCCGCACTGCCGCGGATGCGCTACGACCAATTCATGGCCCTGGGCTGGAAGCTGCTGATCCCGGTGTCGCTGGCGTGGATCATGGTGGTCGCCATCACCCGCACGCTGCGCGCCGAGGGCCTGTCCCCGTGGGGCACGGTGGTTTTGAACACCCTGTTCACCCTGGCGGTGCTGGGCGCGCTGATGCTGCGGAACCGGCGGCGGCGCAACCGGGTTCGACGGGAGACCACGCCACCGCCGGACGCCGGGGCGTTCCCCGTTCCGCCGCTGCCCCGGGAGGTCACACATGCCTAA